In a genomic window of Staphylococcus taiwanensis:
- the mnmE gene encoding tRNA uridine-5-carboxymethylaminomethyl(34) synthesis GTPase MnmE encodes MDFDTITSISTPMGEGAIGIVRLSGPQAVEIGDTLYKGKKKLAEVDSHTINYGHIIDPESQEVVEEVMISVLRAPKTFTREDIIEINCHGGILTINRILELTMTYGARMAEPGEYTKRAFLNGRIDLSQAEAVMDFIRSKTDRASKVAMNQIEGRLSDLIKRQRQSILEILAQVEVNIDYPEYDDVEDATTEFLLEQSKKIKEEINLLLETGTQGKIMREGLSTVIVGKPNVGKSSMLNNLIQDNKAIVTEVAGTTRDVLEEYVNVRGVPLRLVDTAGIRDTEDIVEKIGVERSRKALSEADLILFVLNNNEPLTQEDRTLYEVIKNEDAIVIVNKTDLEQNLDINEVKEMIGDTPLIQTSMLKQEGIDQLELQIRDLFFGGDVQNQDMTYVSNSRHISLLKQARNAIQDAIDAAESGIPMDMVQIDLTRTWELLGEIIGESASDELIDQLFSQFCLGK; translated from the coding sequence GTGAAGGTGCGATTGGTATAGTCCGTTTATCTGGTCCACAAGCTGTTGAAATTGGAGATACATTATATAAAGGAAAGAAAAAATTAGCAGAAGTTGATTCTCATACAATCAATTATGGTCATATCATAGATCCAGAATCACAAGAAGTGGTTGAAGAGGTTATGATTTCTGTATTAAGAGCACCTAAAACATTTACACGTGAAGATATTATTGAAATCAATTGTCACGGTGGTATTCTAACAATTAATCGTATATTAGAACTGACAATGACATATGGTGCAAGAATGGCAGAGCCAGGGGAATATACAAAGCGTGCCTTTTTAAATGGACGTATTGATTTATCTCAAGCAGAAGCAGTAATGGACTTCATTCGTTCTAAAACGGATCGTGCTTCTAAAGTTGCTATGAATCAAATAGAAGGACGTTTGAGTGATTTGATTAAGCGCCAACGCCAATCCATATTAGAGATTCTTGCTCAAGTAGAAGTTAATATTGATTATCCAGAATATGATGACGTTGAAGATGCGACAACTGAATTTTTATTAGAGCAATCTAAAAAAATCAAAGAAGAAATTAACCTACTTTTAGAAACAGGTACACAAGGTAAAATAATGCGTGAAGGCTTGTCTACAGTTATTGTCGGTAAACCAAATGTTGGGAAATCTTCAATGTTAAACAACCTTATTCAAGATAATAAAGCCATTGTAACCGAAGTAGCTGGGACAACACGTGATGTTTTAGAAGAGTATGTTAACGTGCGTGGCGTACCGTTAAGACTTGTAGATACTGCAGGTATTCGAGATACGGAAGATATCGTTGAAAAGATTGGCGTCGAACGTTCACGAAAAGCGTTAAGCGAAGCGGATTTAATCTTATTTGTTCTTAATAATAATGAGCCGTTAACGCAAGAAGATCGTACATTATATGAAGTAATCAAAAACGAAGATGCCATTGTCATTGTAAATAAAACAGATTTAGAACAAAACTTAGATATTAATGAAGTAAAAGAGATGATTGGTGACACACCTCTCATTCAGACCTCAATGTTGAAACAAGAGGGTATTGACCAACTTGAATTACAAATTAGAGATTTATTCTTTGGTGGCGATGTACAAAACCAAGATATGACTTACGTTTCTAATTCAAGACATATTTCATTATTAAAACAAGCTAGAAATGCTATTCAAGATGCAATCGATGCAGCAGAATCTGGTATTCCTATGGATATGGTGCAAATTGACTTAACACGTACATGGGAATTACTTGGTGAAATTATTGGTGAATCTGCAAGTGATGAACTTATTGATCAATTGTTTAGCCAATTCTGCCTAGGTAAATAG